GTCGTTTTCGTTCTTGCTTGGGCTGCTCTCGTTGCTCTCGCGGTCGTCGTTGTCGATGTAGGAGGAGTTGCCGACGTGGACCCAGTCGGGGCGCAGGGCGCGGGCGGTGACGGCGGCGACGGCCTGCTCGAAGACGGCGCGCTGGGTGAGGGTCTGGAGGGAGTGGGCGACCTCAGTGTCGGCGAAGTGGGTCATCAGGCCGGAGAGATGGAGCTGCGGGGTGGCGGCCAGGAGTTCCAGGAGGGAGTCGAGGCCGGGGCCGACCGCGACGCCCTGGCGCGACATGCCGGTGTCGATCTCCAGGTGGATGGGGAGCGGGGCGGTTGCTGCTGCGGCGGCTTCGCGGAGGTGGGTTAGCTGATTGAGGGAGGAGACCACCGGGGTGAGGCGGTCGCGGACGATGGCTTCGGCTTCGCCGGGGAGCGCGGCGGTAGCGCTCATGACGAGGATGTCGGGCTGGGTGGCGTCGGGGAGGCCGGAGTCGCGGAGGACCGCGCGGACGCGAGCGCCTTCAGTGGCGTCGGTGACTCCGAGCCATTGCGCGCCAGCGGCGGCGAGGATGGGGGCGCAGGTTTCGATGCCGTGGCCGTAGGCGTTGGCTTTGACGACGGCGAGGAGGGTGGCGCTACCGGTGGCATCGGCCAGAACGGTCTGGATGGCGGCGAGGTTCGCTGCCAGATTTTCTTTCGAGATCTCCGTCCAAATCTTCACTTACACCTGTTTCTTTCTGGGTCTATCGTAAATGGCGAGTTGCCGGGGCTGAAGTCCCTTGTTGAGGTGGTCCTGATACCGCGGGCTAAAGCCCGCTGCTACTCCGCTTGCCCCGTTGAGGACGACGGGTTTCTGGGTTGGGAGGACGACGGTTCGTGCTGCGCACGAATGTCCCACCCATCGCGTAGAACAAAGGCGCGATGGATGGGGCACCCGAACTGCTGGCCGGGAGCGGGGTGGGTTCCCTATGGTGAGGCGCGTGTGGTACAAAGCTACGTTCTTGTATGGAGTCTACGGAAGGGCAAGTATCGGAGCAGGAGTCTGCGATGAAAATGAATGGTTGTTCACTTGTGAGGACGTTTTCTTCTACCAGGCTGCTGCGTGGCGCACTTCCGCTGGGCATGCTTAGCGCTTCGCTTTTTCTACTGGCGAGTTGTTCGAGCGGGAGCTCTTCGTCCGGCTCGTCGGGGAGCAGTACAAGCACGCCCGCAACGCCGGGAAACTTTACGACGACGGTGTTTCTGGGCGATTCGTTGACGGCGGGGTATCAGAGCGGATCGTTGCTGGATACGGCAGAGGTGCATGGGTGGGCTCCGCTGGTGGCGGGGCAGGCAGGGTTTGGGATTACGCAGGCGCTAATCGCCGCGCCGGGAGCGCCGAGTACGCTGGTGTTGAAGTCGGTGAGTCCGCTGACGATTATGACGGCGAGCGGGACGACGACGGGGCGGGACAATCCCTCGTCACAGGTGACGGACCTGGCGGTTCCGGGCGCGCTGCTGAACGATATTTTGAATACGATCCCGGTGGTTTCGCCGACTCCTGGGCAGCAGCAGATTACGCAGTTGGTACTGGGATTCCCGGGGCTTGGGCTTGGGCAGGCTTACTCGCAGACGACGTTTGCGGTGAAGGCGAACCCGACGACGATCTTCATCTGGGCGGGGAACAACGATGCGCTGGACGCGGATATTTCGGGGATGCCTTCGAGCATGACGAGCGTGGCGGACTTCACGACGCAGTACACGGCGCTGATCACGGAGTTGACGACGAAGACGAAGGCGCACCTGGTGATTGCGAATATTCCGGATGTGACGCTGGTGCCTTATCTGCAGCCGGCGGCGACGATTCTGGCGGAGTACTCGGCGGCGACGGGGTATCCGGTTTCGGTGCTGAGTGGACTGTTCGGGATCTCGGCGGGGGACTTGCTGAATCCGGAGGGGCTGGCTGAGGTGGCGGCGATCGTGGCGGGGACGCAGACGACGCCGGTGAGCGATGCGGGCGTGCTGACGGCGGCGGAGGTGGCGACGGTGCAGCAGCGGGTAACGGACTTCAACACGGTGATTGCGGCGCAGGCGAAGGTGGCGGGAGCGACGGTGGTGGACATCCATGCGCTCTTCGCGAATTTGATCGCGAACGGCCTGCCGATCAATGGGTATACGGGGAGCGCGGCGTTCCTTG
This Granulicella aggregans DNA region includes the following protein-coding sequences:
- a CDS encoding alanine racemase, translating into MKIWTEISKENLAANLAAIQTVLADATGSATLLAVVKANAYGHGIETCAPILAAAGAQWLGVTDATEGARVRAVLRDSGLPDATQPDILVMSATAALPGEAEAIVRDRLTPVVSSLNQLTHLREAAAAATAPLPIHLEIDTGMSRQGVAVGPGLDSLLELLAATPQLHLSGLMTHFADTEVAHSLQTLTQRAVFEQAVAAVTARALRPDWVHVGNSSYIDNDDRESNESSPSKNENDGWLPWLASLAHRAGARPMVRSGLALYGHLLPIEGLSRPAIQPLVRPVLTWKTRVLSIAELPACNLVGYNGTYRATHPMRLALLPAGYADGLRRELSSTNDHPGGWVILHGRRAPIIGRISMNLTSVDISAIPNVSEGDEVTLLGEGITAEDHARLVHTIPYEILCGIRASCPTD
- a CDS encoding SGNH/GDSL hydrolase family protein, with translation MKMNGCSLVRTFSSTRLLRGALPLGMLSASLFLLASCSSGSSSSGSSGSSTSTPATPGNFTTTVFLGDSLTAGYQSGSLLDTAEVHGWAPLVAGQAGFGITQALIAAPGAPSTLVLKSVSPLTIMTASGTTTGRDNPSSQVTDLAVPGALLNDILNTIPVVSPTPGQQQITQLVLGFPGLGLGQAYSQTTFAVKANPTTIFIWAGNNDALDADISGMPSSMTSVADFTTQYTALITELTTKTKAHLVIANIPDVTLVPYLQPAATILAEYSAATGYPVSVLSGLFGISAGDLLNPEGLAEVAAIVAGTQTTPVSDAGVLTAAEVATVQQRVTDFNTVIAAQAKVAGATVVDIHALFANLIANGLPINGYTGSAAFLGGVFSLDGIHPTNTGYAVIANTFIDAMNAGFSAKIPEVNVGTVAASDPLWPPNLGATVASSVRLPVGTGMDLLRR